tcttaatctaGGATTgataatgtggaggaagcaagagaagtgtgtcaggatcgaaacaaatggaattctatggtCTCTGCTTATGTGTATGCATGCATTAATCGTGGCCACTTTTGACATTTTACCTCGGTAACGGAAATAAGATTACTGCTGGAAATATTATCGTACAAAACCGATAAATACGAAAAGCATATTCTTTATTATTCTCTGATAAATTATGTACAGGCCTCTAATTCTTCTTTTCATTGTTCGCGGGTGTGTAATTCGGCGAGCCCGTACGGTAAGCGTCTAACACTTTCAGGGATTGtagtatgtttattttaaaatgaaaaagaaaatgtttccttttaggtatataaataaTGTAACAACTAACCATAAAACGAAGACTCATCACAAACCGGTGGTGGGCGCCATGTTCGGTCTAGGCCGCGCCGGCTCCATCCACCTGGCCTCCATCATCAACAACCCTCGCATAATGCTGAAGTATATCATCGACGATCAAACGTCCAAGTTCACAGACTTGAAGAAGTACTGGAATTTATCCGATGACGTCATCTTCCTCACTTCCAAGGAAGCCGACAAAGTATACAAAGATAAAATGTAAGTATTCTTTCCTTTACATCATTGTACGAGTATTCTTTTGTTGCACTTAggtgttttttaaattcattgTGCTGGATGCTGGATATGTGTTGTAGGgttaatgtaatatttattggATCTCCTACCCACACACACCACGACATCGTAGTGAAGTCTATCGCTGCAAACAAGGACGTCTTTTGTGAGAAACCGATTGCTGAGAATATGGAAGACACAAAGAAATGTTATGAAGCTGCCAAGACCAAAGGCCGAGCGTTGTTTGCCGCGTTCAACCGGCGCTTCGATCCCGCGTACAGGAGCCTGAAGGACCGCGTGAGGAAGGGCGAAGTCGGACACATCCAGATCTTGAAGGTTACTTCCAGAGACTCACCGTTACCCTCTATTGAATACTTAAAGGCGTCGGGTAAGTCTACACAGTTATTTTACCTCTGACAAGATCATAGCGAAAGCGAAGCATTTAAAAATCCGTTCATCGTACTGCACTGTTATTCAGGTCTTTTAAAGCATTAGAATTAAAAACCGATAAAAGTCGACTAAGGGTTACATAAGTGCGATGGATTAGTAAAAGTATTCGTCTTGGACGTCCTAATGCCAAATGTAGGTAGTTCTTTTTATGAAGATTTGTACCTCGCTCTACCCTGACAAGAATCAATTAAAGCTTTTTCATTTCCTTTCTGCCACAGGCGGAATCTTCCACGATTGTTTAGTGCACGATTTCGATATGTCGTGTTGGGTGCTGGGCGAGTTGCCAACGCGCGTGCAGGCGTCGGCGTCTGCGCTTATCCCCGAGATCAAAGCCATCGACGACTTCGACACCGTCGCCTTCCTACTCACCTTTCCCTCCGGTGCCATCGTCCTCGGAGACAATAGCCGCTACTCCGCCTATGGTTACGATCAGAGACTCGAAGTTTTTGGCAATAAAGGTAACGAAAATCGTCATTATAATCGACCTTACAATCCACAAGAGAGGAATAGATGAAGAAAGCATAACAAAATGTTACTGGAACATCGCAATAGAGAATGTGACAGACATTATATGTGATACATTTTATGAACTGATGGTTTAAAATTAccgttttaatttattgtttctggAAGGAATGCTCAAAGTAGAAAACGAGAAGCCGCGTCCTTCCCTGGAGAGCTACATCGGGCACGAGGGGATCAACACTGCGCCCATCTACTACTCCTTCCCGTCACGTTTTAAAACGGCATACAGAGCGGAGCTGGAGCATTTCCTGGACGTTGTGCAAGGTGAGCACTGTTCCTCTTTCTTAGTCTCTCTTCTTTAGTCTTCTTCAGCTAATAGTTCCGTGCAGGCCCAACATCTATCAACAGTTATTTGGTATTTTGACATTGATACTACTATGATAAAAAGTTACCATTCGCATTAAATACGGTAATCGCACTGTGCagtctcattttttttaattttgcacGATCGCACCATAACTTTTTTGTACCTAACCATTACTTAGCAACGACTTTTACGCCTTCTTAAATTAAATCAATCCTGCGGTTTTGTGTGTAAAAGAGAAACTGCAGACCACAGCTGCAGACAGATTCTTATGAACAATGTGGTACTAGTATTTTACCCGACTGCACGAGGTAAAGGAGTGTGCCTCTAATGTTTTCgcaggttctctatttttacgcataaatttttatgtaataatttaccttggcataatgttacttgtcctattattagttacgcataatattaatttgtcataactttttaagcataattttgaaactcataattactataagcataataattaatgacaataatgatatataagcataattattataagcataaaaactatactccgaataagaaaacttttggcacaactttgaacaattccgaaacttactttttccttggctgcatttggttcatgattgtgactttttatattttttgactctatttcatgctgttggtcatcattcagcatacttttcgtgtgtaagataaacatgctggcggcgttggggtggcccgagggccacccccgccgcaccctaacctactgttatgccttgtaaaaattatgacaaaacactattattctaaaaaagaattatggatacctatttatatgcgaatcaaatttataccaacaaatattagtccaaaaataagttatacttaacaaaccagtattcttaaatgttattatgggaaagtactattatgcttaaaaacgttatgcgaaaaggattatgataattaaaattatgacaaaaccatttatgcattttaagagaatcccgtttTCGCATGCCGTTGTTCGACAGAGGGTGTTCCGATGGAGGTGGGCAGCTGGCAGTGCCTGGCTGTGAGCAAGATAGCGACCGCGGTGGAAGAGAGTGTGCGCACAAGAAAGGCCGTAGACATCGACTGGAGCAAAGATGACATCCCCAATACATactcctaaaaaaatataaaataatgtattttgtcatattacttttttaaatgtttttaatattttaaatgttgaaataaaaattaagtaggtcgttttatttaaaaaaaggttttgaTTATGCGACTTAAAATATTGAGAGATTgttttaaagtacttacctacgaaTTGTacttcataacataaacattatcTTCTGGTGATCAAATACTGCCACGACGACGCGTTGTTTCGACCATATACTGATAGAAACGAAAGGATAAAGTGTAATTCAAACTGTATAATATTAGGTGTagtgtacttatataaaactattTCTTAGATGGACTGATGAAAGGCGAATGAGTACGCATATCTCTTGCGtgatataatataattcttTATGTCAAATTAATGCAGCAATGTGAGAGTTCTCTAGTACTACTTACTCGtatatttagtataaatatCAATAGATGATGAGAGTTACAAGAAATAACCTgaaaaataaattctttataCAAATGTCTGTTTAAATAACGTTCTATTTATAACCTCCTTGGAAGGATGTGCGCCATATAAACTGTCGGCTATTATTCACGTAGGTACTGTTCCGACAACAACTGCGATTTTTACTGTAAACTgctgaatacatacatacataggacCGTATCCCCGATGGGGAAGGGAGaggtatatatacagggtgttagtgacatcgtaacgaaaaccttgagggatgattcagactatgattctaagttaatatcaaatggaattttccgtcgcaaaattcctgatttttattaattaatttcaattctgtacttttgcgatagaaattttcacttgatattagctcagaataatgagctgaatcatccctctcagtattcgttacgatgttacttacaccccatacaagtacgtacaggtagccatacaagtaggtaggggtgttagtgacaccgtaacaaatactgaggggcatgattctgaccatgattctgagttgatatcaagtttaatttcccgtcggaaaattcatgaaaattgtagtgAATTTTTATACGtttgcgaccgaaaattccacttgatatcaacttagaatcatggtctgaattatccctcaaaggtttcattacgatgtcactaacactttgtataGAATCTCACtccactcactcctcgccagctatgtttaagtactaTGTAatagaggcgagcctattgtcattaaccggacacaaactCTTGGAAATtgtgtacttaagtaagtatataaccaaacatgaactcaaacCACAGAATAAATAGTCGAATTCGGTACCATAACTACTATctaatattattgtataatatCAATTATATGACGTATAAACTTTTAAACAGAGCGATTGCTGTCTTGGTTATCAGTTTTTGACGTTCGCGAATGTAATATAAGCaagatgttatttttttttatttactttgtgcTCGCAGTTAAGTAGAAAGGCACAGAtaaagtaacatagttataggtaagttatttttgtggttttttatttcggtacaaaaataaaaatattttttataatatttttgttaaagtGATAATCTGAATACAAAAATACTAGTTTTTGACTCTGATTTTTCTTACGAGTTATAAAgtggaattatttattttagcaatGGCTACCAAGAAGTTTGCCGGTCCTTCCCCCTTCAGTGTGCAGCACTCCTATCCGGAGCAGGATTACCGTCATACTGAGTgagtttttatataagtagataggtatattCGAAtccattcaaaattcaaattcaaaattctttattcattttaattagTACTTACACTTTCATAATATTCGTATTTAATGTCAATTAAAAACTCTAGTGCACTCGTCATGATATAGAAACTATTTTTAagacatttttttgacgtgatttatcgATTTGTTGCAgatagtattaactacttggccgcagtTTAAGACTTTACTTGCAAATTATTTTgtcttacttatttaaataaacatgatGTCACCTTTGTTCACACCCacctaattaaataataaaactgaaaaagagatcatcggatttcggcccagaagtcaaagtgccggctcTAAAATTTTGTCTGTCAAACAATAATTATCATTGTACCACCACACCAATATGGTGGTGGTTCTAATTTACCTGACTCTACCTCCTCAGACATTAGAGAATAGGTCAAAGGTTAGCTAAAATAAATGatgtaaattttaattatagGTATTTGAACAATGTGTCAACTAATCACAAGGTGAAGAGTCAAGCCAAGCCGGCGGTGGGCGCCATGTTCGGTCTAGGTCGCGCTGGCTCCATCCACCTGGCCTCCATCATCAACAACCCTCGCATCGTGCTCAAGTACGTCGTGGACGACCAAACGTCTAAGTTTGCCGACCTGAAGAAGTACTGGAATTTGTCTGACGATGTAGTTTTCCTGACCTCTAAGGAAGCTGACAAAGTTTACAATGATAAAACGTAAGGAACTCTGcttctcttatatttattttttatacatattcagaatacttattaaaaaacgtGTTTTAAGGGTCAATGTAATTTTCGTGGGATCTCCAACCCACACACACCACGACATCGTGGTGAAGTCAATCGCTGCTAACAAGGATGTCTTCTGCGAAAAGCCCATCGCTGAGAACATTGAGGATACCAAGAAGTGCTATGAAGCTGCTAAGGCCAAAGGTCGTGCCTTATTTGCCGCGTTCAACCGGCGCTTCGACCCCGCCTACAGGAGCCTGAAAGACCGCGTCAGGAAGGGCGAAGTTGGTCATGTTCAGATCCTTAAAGTGACCGCTAGAGACTCTCCACTGCCCAGCATAGAGTACTTGAAGACATCAGGTACGCTCCCCTTTTACCTACCAGTAATTTTCCGAACAAGTTTTGATAGAAATGGGAATTAAGCCGTCATTATAATGATATCTCTGAAGATTAAGAGCAATTATGGCGACTCGACTAGCTGCGTGGGGTGATAGCGCTTATCTGATTACTTTTATGGCTAACTCTAACAAATTGGCGAAACAAGAATCGAAATCCTGATAACGGGTACCTTTAATATTGTTTCGGGCTTAAAAAGATTTAGGATGCTATTTTCTGCAGGCGGTGTTTTCCATGACTGTTTGGTACATGACATTGACATGTCGTGCTGGGTGCTGGGCGAGCTGCCGATTCGCGTGCAGGCGTCGGCGTCTGCGCTCATCCCCGAGATCAAAGCCATCGACGACTTCGACACCATCGCCTTCCTACTCACCTTCCCCTCCGGTGCCATCGTCCTCGGAGACAACAGCCGCTACTCCGCCTATGGTTACGATCAGAGACTCGAAGTTTTCGGAAACAAGGGTACGACTCACTAATGATTTCTTCTCTTCTCCGTTCGTCCTTTCACTACTTAACAAATGCATACAATTTCTAGGAATGCTCAAGGTGGAAAATGAGAAGCCCACGCACTCTGTCGAGAGCTATATCGGGCACGAGGGTATCAAGACAGCTCCTATCTACTACTCGTTCCCATCACGTTTCAAGGAGGCCTACAAATATGAGCTCGAGCATTTCTTGGATGTCGTGCAGAGTATGTATTGTTAGCCAAgtctgaatgtttttttttgtgaatttgaaaattattttttttgttataacaaGAGGCTTTATATTTGTGTTGTGTAAGCTTGTCAGTGGAAATTAGGTAGATCATCTAGGTTTATTCctggaaaattaaaatatcttatATGACAACAGGCTTCCATGATGGTACAAGGAGATGTTTTTGGTTGACAGAGAGTGTCCCGATGGAGGTGGGCAGCTGGCAGTGCCTGGCTGTGAGCAAGATTGCCACGGCTGCGGAGCAGAGCGCGCGCACTGGCCAGGCCGTCGACATCGACTGGAGCAAAGATGACATTCCCGCTATTTATTCTTAAACTGACTCATAGACTATGACAAATATAGGATTAAATTAT
The genomic region above belongs to Pectinophora gossypiella chromosome 4, ilPecGoss1.1, whole genome shotgun sequence and contains:
- the LOC126366119 gene encoding uncharacterized oxidoreductase YrbE-like, which translates into the protein MATKKFAGPSPYHLKPSYPEQDYHYTEYINNVTTNHKTKTHHKPVVGAMFGLGRAGSIHLASIINNPRIMLKYIIDDQTSKFTDLKKYWNLSDDVIFLTSKEADKVYKDKMVNVIFIGSPTHTHHDIVVKSIAANKDVFCEKPIAENMEDTKKCYEAAKTKGRALFAAFNRRFDPAYRSLKDRVRKGEVGHIQILKVTSRDSPLPSIEYLKASGGIFHDCLVHDFDMSCWVLGELPTRVQASASALIPEIKAIDDFDTVAFLLTFPSGAIVLGDNSRYSAYGYDQRLEVFGNKGMLKVENEKPRPSLESYIGHEGINTAPIYYSFPSRFKTAYRAELEHFLDVVQEGVPMEVGSWQCLAVSKIATAVEESVRTRKAVDIDWSKDDIPNTYS
- the LOC126366120 gene encoding uncharacterized oxidoreductase YrbE-like; translation: MATKKFAGPSPFSVQHSYPEQDYRHTEYLNNVSTNHKVKSQAKPAVGAMFGLGRAGSIHLASIINNPRIVLKYVVDDQTSKFADLKKYWNLSDDVVFLTSKEADKVYNDKTVNVIFVGSPTHTHHDIVVKSIAANKDVFCEKPIAENIEDTKKCYEAAKAKGRALFAAFNRRFDPAYRSLKDRVRKGEVGHVQILKVTARDSPLPSIEYLKTSGGVFHDCLVHDIDMSCWVLGELPIRVQASASALIPEIKAIDDFDTIAFLLTFPSGAIVLGDNSRYSAYGYDQRLEVFGNKGMLKVENEKPTHSVESYIGHEGIKTAPIYYSFPSRFKEAYKYELEHFLDVVQKSVPMEVGSWQCLAVSKIATAAEQSARTGQAVDIDWSKDDIPAIYS